The following coding sequences are from one Poecilia reticulata strain Guanapo linkage group LG18, Guppy_female_1.0+MT, whole genome shotgun sequence window:
- the LOC108167178 gene encoding integumentary mucin C.1-like, with protein sequence MTTAAPTTTTVVPTTTAAPTTTTAVPTTTTATPTTITATPTTTTATPTTTTATPTPTTAVPTTTRGAPTTTVAASTTTSMAPTTTTAAPTTTTLAASTKTSTAPTTTTAAPTTTHRLLEPQQHCPNHNYRCYNHNNSSSNHNNSCPKHKYRCYNHNNSSSNHSNGCSNHNSCTNHNNIGGSNHINSCSNRNHRVSNHNHSAAPTTTTPLPTTATAAPATTTVPPTTTTAAAMTTTAASSTTTAAQATTTAAPTTKTPQQHLLQPQQRLLP encoded by the exons ATgacaacagctgctccaaccacaaccacagttgtcccaaccacaacagcagctccaaccactaCAACAGCTGTCCCAACCACAACTACAGCAACTCCAACCACAATTACAGCaactccaaccacaactacagcaactccaaccacaacaacagctacTCCAACCCCAACAACAGCTGTCCCAACCACAACAAGAggtgctccaaccacaacagtgGCTGCTTCAACCACAACCAGCatggctccaaccacaaccactgcggctccaaccacaacc acactGGCTGCTTCAACCAAAACCAGCacggctccaaccacaaccaccgcggctccaaccacaacc CATCGGCTGCTCGAACCACAACAACA CTGTCCCAACCACAACTACAGGTGctacaaccacaacaacagcagctccaaccacaacaacagctgtccCAAGCACAAATACAGGTGctacaaccacaacaacagcagttCCAACCACAGCAAcggctgctccaaccacaataGCTgcaccaaccacaacaacaTTGGCGGCTCCAACCACATCAACAGTTGCTCCAACCGCAACCACCGCgtctccaaccacaaccacagcg cggctccaaccacaacaacaccTCTCCCAACCACAGCAACAGCTGCTCCAGCCACGACAACAGTtcctccaaccacaacaacggCTGCTGCCATGACGACAACGGCTGCttcatccaccacaacggcggCTCAAgccacaacaacagctgctccaaccacaaaaACG CCACAACAACacctgctccaaccacaacaacggCTGCTGCCATGA